A single window of Salvia splendens isolate huo1 chromosome 6, SspV2, whole genome shotgun sequence DNA harbors:
- the LOC121808870 gene encoding eukaryotic translation initiation factor 5B-like translates to MGHVDAGKTNFLGCISGTHGEAGIGATYLPAENIRERTKADAKLNVPGFLVIDISGHDSFTNTRGPVVTSIRALLTPHPMRELEEKLRTYVPCKEIKAAQCIKIAAQGLEHAIAGASLYVVRPNDDIEVIKKSAMEYVDSVMSRIDKSGEWVYVQASTIWSVEALLDFLKTPKVNIPVSRISIGAVQKMDVMKVSARKKEYATILAYDVEITPELAQQFGVKIFTSNIIEHLFDQFKAHMDNFKAERKRQAPQAAVFPCVLKIMPNRTFNTKDPIVLSVHVVEGIARIGTPICVPGKEFVEIGSIVYIQDDDHRVVDYAKKGERVTINILGRFVHKMLFTFSLSILEQTNHNQRRHSPPQTLADSRSLSTVSTSAHNSDTV, encoded by the exons ATGGGTCATGTCGATGCTGGAAAAACGAATTTTCTTGGTTGTATTAGTGGTACACATGGTGAGGCAGGTATTGGAGCAACCTATTTACCTGCTGAGAATATACGTGAGAGAACAAAGGCTGATGCAAAGCTTAACGTCCCGGGTTTTTTAGTGATTGATATCTCTGGACACGATTCTTTCACCAATACCAGG GGACCAGTTGTTACCTCAATTAGAGCACTGCTAACACCCCACCCCATGAGGGAACTCGAAGAGAAACTT AGAACATATGTGCCTTGCAAAGAAATCAAGGCTGCCCAGTGTATCAAGATTGCTGCACAG GGACTTGAACATGCTATTGCAGGAGCTAGTCTATATGTTGTGAGGCCTAATGATGATATAGAGGTTATCAAAAAATCTGCTATGGAGTATGTAGATTCAGTGATGAGTAGGATTGACAAAAGTGGTGAATGGGTTTATGTTCAGGCATCTACAATCTGGTCTGTAGAAGCACTGCTCGACTTTTTGAAGACTCCAAAAGTTAACATACCTGTGAGTCGTATCAGTATTGGTGCAGTACAGAAGATGGATGTGATGAAGGTGAGTGCCAGGAAGAAGGAATATGCAACGATCCTGGCTTATGATGTTGAAATAACACCAGAACTTGCTCAGCAATTTGGTGTCAAAATTTTCACTTCCAACATTATAGAGCACCTTTTCGATCAATTCAAGGCTCACATGGATAATTTTAAGGCGGAACGAAAGAGACAAGCTCCACAGGCAGCAGTTTTCCCCTGTGTCCTCAAGATCATGCCCAACCGTACTTTCAATACGAAAGATCCCATCGTCTTGAGTGTTCATGTCGTCGAAGGCATTGCAAGG ATTGGAACACCTATATGTGTCCCGGGAAAAGAGTTTGTGGAAATTGGTTCGATAGTATATATTCAAGATGATGATCACAGGGTTGTTGATTATGCTAAGAAAGGTGAAAGGGTGACCATTAAT ATACTCGGTCGGTTCGTCCACAAAATGTTGTTCACTTTCAGCCTTTCCATTTTAGAACAAACAAACCATAATCAGCGCCGCCATTCCCCTCCACAAACCCTAGCCGACTCGCGATCCCTCTCCACGGTTTCCACCTCCGCCCACAATTCCGATACGGTTTAG